Below is a window of Ahaetulla prasina isolate Xishuangbanna chromosome 1, ASM2864084v1, whole genome shotgun sequence DNA.
GATCCGATCCGGTGTCTCGGTCCCCCTTTACGGCCGGGACCAGCTTCTACTTCACCACGACTTCAGATGCAACACGCAGCTAAGATGCGACCTCCACTCTTGCCCACCTACCCAACCAGCTCGCCCGCCCGCCCGGGGCTGCGGTAAACTCGGCAGAGTAGCCTCGTCGCTTTCAATCTCTCACCTCAGCCTGCGGCTACCTCGCCGGGCAGCCCCTCGCTCCGGCGCAGCCAAATTAGGATCGGGAAGCCGGAGAGAAGGAACAGGACGAAAAGAAACCAGAGACACCCGCCGGGGGGACTCCCGAGCGCAGCGGCAAGAAGCCAAAGGTGTGCGCCACCGAGTGGCAGATGCCTAGAGAGGACCGTGCCATGAAAACGGAAGGCTAGAATGTCAACCCCGGAGACAGCTCGTTAACGCTCGGAGGAAACGGAATCCGCCGGTGGGCGCTCCGATGCTAAAATTGTCCGGGTGCAAACTTGCGCTCGCTGTGGAGTTCTGCGAGGTCGCCCCATGAGGGTTGGCGCTCGccttgtaaaaaaatataaaaaataaaatcagcgcTAAACCGCGAAGATGACTTTCGTTGCGTTGGTTTCCTCTCTCTTCGGGGGACGGCAGTTGACCCTGACCGCCTCGACTTTACGCTCTGGGCTGCGGTTCTCGGTGCGGCGCCTGAAGGGTCAGAATGTAAGACTCGGACTCCACAACCTGAAAAAACCctcttttctgaaagctgaaatcgcCCAAATGGTCGCAGACGCAGAGCAGGATTCGACCTCAGACCGAAGGTTTCTCGTCTGCCCCCTTTCAGCGCACAAAGTGGCCTCCCAGCTGACGAGGGGGCGAAATTTTGAGAAGTCCAAAACCTTTCTTCTGGAATTCGAGGCAGGTGAGAGTTACTTAAGAGGACCTTTTGTAGGGTAAAAGTTAAGCATGTGACCTCGAAGATGATCTGATGATAATAAAGTCGACATTAAGCTGCGAGGTTGTTGCAATACCTGTTAGAGGAAGGGTGTCTTCTAGGTGGTTACTGCCTGGTAGCTTTGGCATCCGTGCCATTGTGCTGCAATAGTGCAGCAGATTATGTTTTTCAATAGAAGAACATATATGTACGGTAGCTCAGAATAGGACTGTGGAGtagttggtgctctctgaacttgttggcttgcagacatttcattagccaaCTAGAAAACATCACTgaagcactgatgttacctaattgggtaatgaacacaaacaaccaagctgagaagATCGAGAACTTCAcagattataatttttaatgataATTTTATATTACTAAAAATCATATCATGTACTTCTTGAAGAATCATatccatgtatatatatatacatatatatatatatatatattatatatatatatatatatatatatatatatatatatatatatatatatatatatatatatatatatatatatatatatatatatatatatatatatatatatatatatatataatagatatagatatagataatatacCCCAGGgctggacaaggggatagatttttttttttacatttatatcccgcccttctccgaagactcagggcggcttacagtgtgtaaggcaatagtctcattctatttgtatatcattctatttgtatatttacaaagtcaacttattgcccccccaacaatctgggtcctcattttacctaccttataaaggatggaaggctgagtcaaccttggccctggtgggatttgagcctgcagtaattgcaggctgctgtgttttaataataggctatcttacagcctgagccaccatggcccttttGGGGAATTCATTAAATTTGCaggtgacaccaagctggcaggaaaagccaacactccagaagataggcttaagatacagaaggatcttgacaagacttgaacattgggcactatctaacaaaatgaaattcaatggtaaaaaagtaaggttctacatttaggcaagaaaaaccaaatgcataggtacagtatatgtggtacctcgctcaatagtagtaactgtgtgagggatcttggagtcctagtagacaaccatttaaatatgagccagccgtgtgcagcagctgccaaaaaagccaacacagttctaggctgcataaatagagggatagaatcaggggtgaaatactcccggtttggatcagattgcccgatccggtagcaatgggggtggttcagagaactggtagcaaaaatctctgccccccacccccgccatgcccagctgagctgcgcaatcatcagaagttttttcttacttttaaaagcattttttctttggccccaaaaaatgcttttaaaagtaaaaaaaaaaagtctctgatgattgcgtggctcagctgggtgctagccaaaaaacagggGCAGAGGGAGTCCGCTTTTGCTCCcatcaggcttccctgaagcctgctagccaaaaaatggtgtgtgtgtgtgtgtattcgttttagagagagagaaagaggagggaaggaaggaaggaaggaaggaaggaaggaaggacagaaggaggagaggaaggaaggagtacaaacctggcactagacgcagcttcagaggataatccagggctggaagggacctggaggtcatctagttccagcaggacattgttagtgagtttctgtcttttgatccccagtcacatggttacatagccacgcccacccagtcacatgacccccaccaagccgtgcccaagccacgcccacagaaccggtagcaaaataatttagatttcatTCCTTGataggccacatttggaatactgcattcacttTTGGTCacaacgatgtaaaaaagacattgagactctagaaagagtgcagagaagagcaacaaagatgattaggggactggaggctaaaacatgaagaacggttgcagcaactgggtatgcctagtttaatgaaaagaaggactaggggagacatgatagcagtgttccaatatctcaggggctgccacaaagaagagggagtcaagctgttctccaaagaacctgagggcaggacaagaagcaatgtgtggaaactaattaaggagagaagcaacttagaactaaggaaaaatttcctgacagagcaattaatcagtggaacaacttgcctgcagaagttgtgaatgctccaacactggaagtttttaagaagatgttggataacttttgtctgaagtggtatagggtttcctgcctgagcagggggttggataagaagacctctaaggttccttccaactctgttattatattacattatatcctCTGTGTAACTTTACAATCTTATAACAGCTTCACTGAGTTGAAGGGATCTCCATCCAGAAATACATAGCTAGTTTATTTATTAaccaatatatttttatattaatctTATTGTATTTTAAGTGGCTCACATCATTATACAATTATTGAAAAGGCAAAGTTCTTTTTTATAAGTCACTTGAAACCTGTCCTGACAGGTCTCATGAACTGACttgcataaaaatattatttagtaaAAAATTGTAAAACAGAGGACGAAAATTATATTGGAAAAGCTGTTCCTATTGCTCCTTTAGCTACATAAACAAGAGACAGCAACCTTTTCAGATATTGTTGCATGCACTAAAAATTAAAacgaaaaagtgattgaaatacTATGAAACTGCTATATTTTGTTAGCTTTCATGCAAAAGAATTGAGAGCTAGCGAGATTTGGCTATTTCATAGAATTTCAGTCATTGTCagactgtctttttaaaaagaagataattTTGGGGTTTCATGAACACATACTGGTATCTGGGACAACACAGGCACAAAAGCTATTTCTCTGATAGCAGATTGAATTGGGAGTCACCACTTGGAGGAATAGAACAGCAAATGGCACTTTAAATAGTTTCTATTTAAATAGAAACAGTTTCTTTCTTGAGCATGGTTGATTTTTTTCAAACCAGGTAGATACCATTATTGGCAGCTGAataatatttgtttcttttctccttttaggaTTAGGCAATACCTGATGTGTCTTTATAGATAAATGTGCATATTTTCAACTTTCAGTTAGAATGTTTTGATTGATATTTctcttttaaacaaaaataaagtttttaaaataaattctagaGTATTAAACAATGGCTATTTTTAGGTCCTGGAGTATTGACTCGAAAATTGCTTAATACTGGAGCCCATGTCATAGCTCTGGAGAGTAATAAATCCTTTCTTCCTAATTTAGAGGTAGGTATTATCTTATTCCCAATATAAATTCCTGCACTTTCATCTTAAAGCAAGGCTGGAAAAACCCCTCTGATATTTCTAGATTACGACATCCATTGGTCTTGGGTCAGCATGAGTGATAGTTAAAGAGACAACAGTTTAAGCAGAAAGTAATTGACATGAACAGAATAGCCTAGAGAAAGGCTATTTCAGCCTTTGGTTAATCTCTAATTGTATGCTTGTATTTAGTCTCTAAAGAAAGAATTTGAAAGCCGATTGGAAGTGGTGCATTCCAACTTCGTAAAGTTGGATAGTAATCCATATGCATTGTTGAAGGGTGAATTATGTTCTGAAACACTTTTTAACAACCTGAAAATCTTGGAAGTTCCTTGGACATCAGGTAAATTATCATACATCTATGCATATTGTAAATTTAAATTGTATGTTCACTTTTTTTTGATCATATGAATTTGAGGTAGCTCCCATTCAGACAGAATTGTTTAATTGGATCACTTCAATATAAAAATTATACCATGCAGAGTAAAGTGGCATTTGTTAAATTACCTTCATATTAgtcccaaatatattttaaaaattctgaagCAGAAAGCTATTAAGACTACTTTAAAAAATTCACGCTAAGGAAAGATTACATAACTTCTTTTAAAGTTAACAAAATTTGAAGGCTGTCTATAAACATAAAATAAGCAGTGAAAGTGATGCTATTTCTGCTTGCCAATTCAGTCTCTAATAGGGCTTTTGTTTAAAAGGTGGGCTTTCATGAAAAAAAAGCATAACTTGCAAGATGAAAGTCCCAAAGCTAATAGTTATTATATTGCTGAAGCTTTGCTTATATGcttataataatttttaatttaatactaGATTACTGACTCGCGGCTATTTGCTTTAACTTTCAAACATCttgattcactttaaaaacaGATGTTCCTCTAAAAGTTGTTGGAATTGTCCCCCCCAAAAATGAGCGGACCTTTATTTGGAAATTTACCTATTTTTTATATGAATGCAGCTCTATATACAATTATGGAAGAATAGAATTGAACTTGTTTGTCAGTGAAAGAATGTACAAGGTTTGTATAAAAAATTTGCTAATACATCAACtttgaaattttaattatttatattccatttttttatttttataaataactcaaggtggtgaacttaCCGGTACATAATACactttctttctcctattttccccacaacaatcctttGAGAtgcgttgggctgagagtgactggctcaaagtcatccagctggttttcattcctaaagcagaactagaactcacaatctcctggtttctagtggtGCCTTATCTACTAGaccaaatttttaaataaaatgacattttaaaaacaattctaaAATATATTGATGGATTTATAATGTTTGTTTTGAATTTGGAATTTAGGATTTGTTGCAATATGTTGCCTTTACTATAGCATTAAAAAACGTATTGGTAGTTTTTGCTTACCAACTGTATGGGACTTAcaactctgttgctaagccagGTGATTATAAAGTGCAGTGTGACAAAGTGTTGGCTTACAACAGGAGTTGCAACAATTCCAGTTGTTGTCATTAAAGCAAACTACATGTGAttttcatgtgatcaccatttgcacccTCGTGCcatctttcccattgactttgcttgttggaagctggcagtgaaggacacaaatggtgatcatgtgcaGGATTCTATGATGTCATACTTgcaagacagttgccaagcacccaaatctcaatcacgtgaccatggagactgCAATTATGAGGACTGGTCATCGGTATCCATTATTCATTGCTGTCATAGCTTCAAATGATAACTGAACAGGTGGTTAAACAAGGAATATGTAACTTTTTATGAGTTATCTTAGAGATATTCTGAGATACGAAATGATATAGAAATAAGGTACAACCATACCTAATCTAATTATTGGCAATAGAAACTATGGTTTATAGTCAAGAGAGATAAATCAAATGTTGATTTTTCATATTTAAGAAATATTTAGAAGGATCTAGCAATAGTCACCGTCCAGTGTAATCATTGAATGGCAAAATCCATTTATTCACTGCAATTTCTGCCATGTGGATTGAGAAAAAGGAAAAGCTCTTTGTGATATACTGAATGAAAACTATTGTATTTTCAGtgttattcaaatttttaaaaaggcaatgttTTTCATAATCAACTTATTTTACTGGTTGTTTCTGTGCTGAAATAGGCAAATACAGGAAAATATATTGTGCAAATAACTGGAGGTATTTTAGAGCCAAGCTCTGATTCTGAATCCAGACTGTAAGAAATTAAATGACATCATTAAGTTATGGCAGATTTCTGAACAATAattaatcagttcaaactccTATCGATTCAAGGATAGTCTGTTCAAGT
It encodes the following:
- the TFB2M gene encoding dimethyladenosine transferase 2, mitochondrial, whose protein sequence is MTFVALVSSLFGGRQLTLTASTLRSGLRFSVRRLKGQNVRLGLHNLKKPSFLKAEIAQMVADAEQDSTSDRRFLVCPLSAHKVASQLTRGRNFEKSKTFLLEFEAGPGVLTRKLLNTGAHVIALESNKSFLPNLESLKKEFESRLEVVHSNFVKLDSNPYALLKGELCSETLFNNLKILEVPWTSDVPLKVVGIVPPKNERTFIWKFTYFLYECSSIYNYGRIELNLFVSERMYKVFVAKPPDKKSYQTLSVLWQTACDIHLLHKVPCSSFLTTSRKKLLGSNSVNELLYLVQLTPRKDLFTDFLTTANSKTFIMMVKQCFGKASTKLHNKLNLWTYENAKNLLRELEIPEDVTAGGLHPEAYKSLFELMEQSNRIDRSLFCDIDLLADDSVIL